In one Elusimicrobiales bacterium genomic region, the following are encoded:
- a CDS encoding TolC family protein, with protein MNMRLAIVFVLTACAPAFCGGGAPLSWQDCQEAALKSNPSLASYRNARDAARFTYSAARNNLYPALSASHSYSRGGNNYGSGPADSWGANLGISQTLFNPKTYAGIAVQLKAAEQADISLHQAAVAARANLLNSFNSLIYAQTGVNVAKRIYDIRRQNADTVALQYQGGTQSKGNMMYARAQAEQARATIAQAERAVISGRRDLAKNLGMDEFSALASSGELSVPVSASGISIDDAARNVPAVMAAAKQLETARAQLDLAGSDLYPSLSANGGLNWSGQQEFPGNRAWTLGAALTWPLFSNGPTYHKNTVASARSQLEKTREDYRSAFLGAKSDLQSALAQLDNSIDSAGVSAQMLSAARQRYGESSIEYLAGTINFQNWEDVSQSLVSAEQDYLGSLLTVNKARAQLDSLLGIPLGE; from the coding sequence ATGAACATGCGCCTTGCAATCGTTTTTGTCCTGACGGCCTGCGCGCCGGCTTTCTGCGGCGGGGGCGCGCCGCTTTCCTGGCAGGACTGCCAGGAGGCGGCGCTTAAAAGCAATCCGTCGCTGGCGTCATACCGCAACGCGCGCGACGCCGCGCGGTTCACCTACTCCGCCGCCAGAAACAACCTTTACCCGGCACTGAGCGCGTCGCATTCCTATTCGCGCGGCGGCAATAATTACGGCTCCGGCCCGGCGGATTCCTGGGGCGCGAATCTGGGAATATCGCAGACGCTGTTCAATCCCAAAACCTACGCCGGCATCGCCGTGCAGTTGAAAGCCGCCGAGCAGGCCGACATATCGCTGCATCAGGCGGCGGTGGCGGCGCGGGCGAATTTGCTGAACTCGTTCAACTCGCTGATATACGCGCAGACGGGCGTGAACGTGGCCAAACGGATTTACGACATACGGCGCCAAAACGCCGATACCGTGGCCCTCCAGTACCAGGGCGGCACGCAGAGCAAGGGCAACATGATGTACGCCCGCGCCCAGGCCGAGCAGGCCAGGGCCACCATAGCCCAGGCCGAGCGCGCCGTGATTTCCGGACGGCGCGACCTGGCCAAAAATCTGGGGATGGACGAGTTTTCCGCGCTGGCTTCCAGCGGGGAGCTGTCGGTCCCGGTGTCGGCATCCGGCATCAGCATAGACGACGCGGCGCGCAATGTCCCCGCCGTCATGGCCGCCGCAAAACAGCTTGAAACGGCCCGGGCCCAGCTTGACCTGGCGGGAAGCGACCTCTACCCCTCGCTGTCGGCAAACGGCGGGCTGAACTGGAGCGGCCAGCAGGAGTTTCCGGGCAACCGGGCGTGGACGCTGGGCGCGGCGCTGACCTGGCCGCTGTTTTCCAACGGCCCGACATACCATAAAAACACGGTTGCCTCCGCGCGCAGCCAGCTTGAAAAAACGCGCGAGGATTACCGCTCCGCTTTTCTGGGTGCCAAGTCTGATTTGCAGTCCGCGCTGGCGCAGCTGGACAACTCCATAGACTCCGCCGGCGTAAGCGCGCAGATGCTTTCCGCCGCGCGGCAGCGCTACGGCGAAAGCTCCATAGAATACCTGGCCGGCACCATCAACTTCCAGAACTGGGAGGATGTGTCGCAGTCGCTGGTGTCGGCGGAGCAGGATTATCTGGGCTCGCTTCTGACAGTCAACAAGGCCCGCGCGCAGCTGGACAGCCTGCTGGGCATTCCGCTGGGAGAATAA
- a CDS encoding DMT family transporter, which translates to MIPPPGNWRVYAMMLAAASIWGASLAFTKTLVSELSPVTLIAMRCLLGAAVMFFLSGPLGWLKKLSAREWLLLAACGLSGVLATQLLQAWALTRTSANHAGWLMGFGPVVIAAMSALFLGERIGRLRWLGFAVGFAGTLMVIFSSQRDAGGAVIPTGTGDLVFLGGSFSWAAYVLLVSAMGNVPQTGVTYMNMAMSFAALAPVALLRGGAGEVARLSAHGWWALAYMGLLSSGLGYYLWNTGVRRLGASSSGSFLYAEPFAAQFAAAWFLGERLSPYAILGGLVILCGVYWVNGGRAGAGPLKRIYCMVAE; encoded by the coding sequence ATGATTCCCCCGCCTGGGAATTGGCGGGTTTACGCCATGATGCTGGCGGCGGCCTCCATATGGGGCGCGTCGCTGGCTTTCACCAAAACGCTGGTAAGCGAATTGTCCCCCGTAACCCTTATAGCAATGCGCTGCCTGCTGGGCGCGGCGGTGATGTTTTTCCTGAGCGGGCCGCTGGGCTGGCTTAAAAAGCTCTCCGCGCGGGAATGGCTGCTGCTTGCCGCCTGCGGCCTCTCCGGCGTGCTGGCTACGCAATTGCTTCAGGCCTGGGCGCTGACGCGCACCAGCGCCAACCATGCGGGCTGGCTGATGGGGTTCGGGCCGGTGGTGATAGCGGCGATGTCGGCGCTGTTTCTGGGAGAGAGGATAGGCCGCCTGCGCTGGCTGGGCTTTGCCGTGGGTTTTGCGGGAACGCTGATGGTTATTTTCTCGTCCCAGAGGGACGCGGGCGGGGCGGTAATCCCCACCGGCACGGGCGACCTGGTTTTTCTGGGCGGCTCTTTTTCCTGGGCGGCGTATGTGCTGCTGGTGTCGGCCATGGGCAATGTGCCGCAGACGGGCGTAACCTATATGAATATGGCCATGTCTTTTGCGGCGCTTGCGCCGGTGGCGCTGCTGCGCGGCGGCGCGGGCGAGGTTGCGCGCCTGAGCGCGCATGGCTGGTGGGCGCTGGCCTATATGGGCCTGCTTTCCTCCGGGCTGGGGTATTATTTATGGAATACCGGCGTGCGCCGGCTGGGGGCCTCGTCTTCCGGCTCTTTCCTGTATGCGGAGCCGTTCGCCGCCCAGTTCGCGGCGGCCTGGTTTCTGGGGGAGCGGCTTTCGCCTTATGCCATACTCGGCGGGCTTGTGATACTGTGCGGCGTCTACTGGGTCAACGGCGGCAGGGCCGGGGCCGGGCCGCTTAAGAGAATCTACTGCATGGTCGCGGAGTAG
- a CDS encoding MazG nucleotide pyrophosphohydrolase domain-containing protein: MKRACGASFVKLAGIMEKLLSPEGCPWDRKQSHRTLIRHMHSEAREVELAVKKKDWANLEEELGDLLLQVVFHAELARRAGRFDLNDVVRGICGKLVRRHPHVFGGKKLKTARQVLVQWKKIKESEKRRK; encoded by the coding sequence ATGAAACGCGCATGCGGAGCTTCTTTTGTAAAGCTGGCGGGGATTATGGAGAAACTTCTCTCCCCCGAAGGCTGCCCCTGGGACCGCAAGCAGAGCCACAGGACGCTCATCAGGCACATGCACTCCGAGGCGCGCGAGGTGGAACTTGCCGTCAAAAAGAAAGACTGGGCCAATCTGGAGGAGGAACTGGGCGACCTGCTGCTTCAGGTGGTCTTTCACGCCGAGCTTGCCCGCCGCGCCGGCAGGTTTGACCTCAACGATGTGGTGCGCGGCATTTGCGGCAAGTTGGTGCGCCGCCATCCGCATGTTTTCGGCGGCAAAAAGCTCAAAACCGCCAGGCAGGTGCTGGTCCAGTGGAAAAAAATCAAGGAATCCGAGAAGCGGCGCAAATGA
- the thyX gene encoding FAD-dependent thymidylate synthase, translating into MTTTTEREAASVTVLDKGFVRLKDFMGGDLRAAESARVTFGSDSKGEERDKKLIEYLLAHAHFTPFEHCVFQFHVKCPIFVARQWMRHRWGSYNEVSARYTEVRDEFYIPQAFRAQDTGNKQGSVSSEKLDQEKLLAEYSAAVEASFAAYRKLLASGVAREMARMALPVSQYTQFYWTVNARSLFNFLALRADAHAQLEIRAYADAIINIFRMKMPWTLEAFEKLYLSRPAEFSGQSMKCF; encoded by the coding sequence ATGACCACAACCACAGAGCGGGAAGCCGCGTCCGTAACCGTGCTGGACAAGGGATTTGTCCGCCTGAAGGATTTCATGGGCGGAGACCTGCGCGCGGCGGAATCCGCGCGGGTTACATTCGGTTCCGATTCCAAGGGGGAGGAGCGGGATAAGAAGCTCATAGAATACCTGCTCGCCCACGCGCATTTCACGCCTTTTGAGCATTGCGTCTTCCAATTCCATGTAAAATGCCCCATATTCGTCGCCCGGCAATGGATGCGGCACCGCTGGGGCTCCTACAACGAGGTCAGCGCGCGCTATACCGAGGTCCGGGACGAGTTTTACATCCCGCAGGCCTTCCGCGCCCAGGATACGGGGAACAAGCAGGGCTCCGTCTCGTCCGAAAAGCTGGACCAGGAAAAGCTGCTGGCGGAGTATTCCGCCGCGGTGGAGGCTTCTTTTGCCGCCTACCGGAAGCTGCTGGCCTCCGGCGTCGCGCGCGAAATGGCCAGAATGGCGCTGCCCGTGTCCCAGTACACGCAGTTCTACTGGACGGTGAACGCCAGAAGCCTGTTCAATTTCCTGGCGCTGCGCGCGGACGCGCACGCGCAGCTTGAAATCCGGGCCTATGCAGACGCCATAATAAACATATTCCGCATGAAAATGCCCTGGACACTGGAAGCTTTCGAGAAACTCTATCTTTCCCGTCCCGCGGAGTTTTCCGGCCAGTCCATGAAGTGCTTCTGA